A region from the Benincasa hispida cultivar B227 chromosome 10, ASM972705v1, whole genome shotgun sequence genome encodes:
- the LOC120088266 gene encoding uncharacterized protein LOC120088266 isoform X2, which yields MLRLLVSLSKDGNLQVWKTRVILNPNRPPMQANFFEPAVIESIDIPRILSQQGGEAVYPLPRIKGLQVHPKLNLAALLFANTSGADTVKNRAAYTREGRKQLFAVLQSARGSSASVLKEKLSSLGASGILADHQLQAQLQEHHLKGHSSLTISDIARKAFLHSHFMEGHAKNAPISRLPIITILDSKHHLKDVPVCQPFHLELNFFSKENRVLHYPVRAFYVDGQNLMAYNLCSGSDSIYKKLYTSIPGNVEFHPKFIVHSTKQRLFLVTYEFSGATNEVVLYWENTDSPTANSKCTTVKGRDAAFIGPNENQFAILDDDKTGLALYILPGAKTSQENDNEKVLEDNHSADTNNNSIRGPMPFLFETEVDRIFPTPLESTLMFSSHGDQIGLAKLVQGHRNSTADGNYIPTKGEGRKSIKLRVNEIVLQVHWQETLRGLVAGVLTTQRVLMVSADLDILARSYAKFDKGIPSYRSLLWIGPALVFSTATAISVLGWDGKVRTILSISMPYAVLVGALNDRLLLANPTEINPRQKKGVEIRSCLVGLLEPLLIGFATMQQRFEQKLDLSEILYQITSRFDSLRITPRSLDILAGGPPVCGDLAVSLSQAGPQFTQVLRGIYAIKALRFSTALSVLKDEFLRSRDYPRCPPTSHLFHRFRQLGYACIKFGQFDSAKETFEVIGDNESILDLFICHLNPSALRRLAQKLEEDGTDSELRRYCERILRVRSTGWTQGIFANFAAESMVPKGPEWGGGNWEIKTPTNLKAIPQWELAAEVTPYMKTDDGSIPSIVADHIGVYLGSVKGRGSIVEVVSEDSLVKSFTPAGGNVDKATGLQTPLAKSISNKSKVSSDGESKDNLMGLESLMKQSSSSASADEQAKAEEEFKKTMYGTANDGSSSDEENVSKTRKLHIRIRDKPVTSPTVDVKKIKEATMQFKLGEGFGPPISRTKSLTGSTQDLVQNLSQPPATTALTAPIVSAAPVDPFGTDSMMQPAPVLQPSTQGTTAGVAARPIPEDFFQNTIPSLQIAASLPPPGTYLSQLDPASRGVESNKISSNQANAPEVNVGLPDGGVPPQASQQPAVPFESIGLPDGGVPPQSLGQPIAMLPSVQPVQPAQPSLPSQPIDLSVLGVPNSVDSGKLPPPQATSVRPGQVPRGAAASVCFKTGLAHLEQNHLSDALSCFDEAFLALAKDHSRGADIKAQATICAQYKIAVTLLQEIGRLQKVQGPSALSAKDEMGRLSRHLGSLPLLAKHRINCIRTAIKRNMEVQNFAYSKQMLELLFSKAPASKQDELRSLIDMCVQRGLMNKSIDPQEDPSMFCAATLSRLSTIGYDVCDLCGAKFSALTSPGCIICGMGSIKRSDALAEPVPSPFG from the exons CATCTGTTTTGAAAGAAAAGCTTTCATCCTTGGGTGCGTCTGGAATATTGGCTGATCATCAACTTCAAGCGCAGCTGCAAGAACATCATCTGAAAGG CCATAGTTCACTTACTATATCAGACATTGCTCGGAAGGCTTTCCTCCACAGT CATTTTATGGAAGGCCATGCAAAAAATGCTCCTATTTCTCGGTTACCTATCATCACAATTTTAGATTCTAAACATCATTTGAAGGATGTTCCAGTTTGTCAG CCCTTTCATTTGGAGTTGAATTTCTTCAGTAAAGAAAACCGAGTTCTTCATTATCCTGTTAGGGCTTTTTATGTAGATGGTCAAAACCTCATGGCATATAATCTATGCTCCGGTTCGGATAGCATCTATAAGAAACTTTATACATCG ATTCCAGGGAATGTTGAATTTCATCCGAAGTTCATTGTTCATAGTACAAAGCAGCGTCTATTTCTTGTAACTTATGAGTTTAGTGGGGCCACAAATGAAGTTGTACTCTATTGGGAAAATACTGATTCTCCAACAGCAAACAGTAAATGTACCACAGTCAAAG GTCGAGATGCTGCTTTTATTGGGCCCAATGAGAATCAGTTTGCTATTCTAGATGACGATAAGACTGGACTTGCTTTATATATACTACCAGGAGCAAAGACTTCACAAGAGAATGACAATGAAAAAGTTCTTGAAGACAACCACAGTGCAGATACTAATAACAATTCTATCCGTGGACCTATGCCATTTTTATTTGAAACTGAAGTGGATCGTATCTTTCCTACTCCATTAG AATCAACATTGATGTTTTCATCACATGGGGACCAGATTGGCTTGGCAAAACTGGTTCAGGGACATCGAAATTCGACAGCTGATGGTAACTATATACCAACGAAGGGTGAGGGGAGAAAGTCAATTAAGCTGAGAGTAAATGAGATTGTACTTCAG GTTCACTGGCAAGAAACTCTTAGAGGGCTTGTTGCTGGAGTACTAACCACCCAGAGAGTGCTTATGGTTTCAGCTGATCTTGATATACTGGCAAGGAGTTATGCAAAATTTGATAAAGGAATTCCTTCA TATCGATCCCTGCTGTGGATTGGACCTGCACTCGTTTTTTCTACAGCAACAGCGATTAGTGTGCTTGGCTGGGATGGAAAGGTGAGGACCATTCTTTCAATCAGTATGCCTTATGCAG TTCTTGTCGGTGCTTTGAATGATCGCTTATTGCTTGCAAATCCAACAGAGATAAATCCCAGACAGAAGAAGGGCGTGGAGATAAGGAGTTGTCTTGTTGGACTTCTTGAACCTCTTCTTATTGGTTTTGCTACAATGCAACAACGATTTGAGCAGAAGCTTGATCTTTCagaaatattatatcaaatcaCATCAAG ATTTGACAGCTTGCGTATCACTCCAAGGTCTCTTGATATTTTAGCTGGTGGTCCTCCTGTCTGTGGAGACCTTGCAGTGTCCTTGTCCCAAGCTGGTCCACAGTTTACGCAG GTGTTGCGGGGTATATATGCTATTAAAGCTCTTCGTTTTTCTACTGCTTTATCTGTTTTAAAGGATGAATTCTTACGATCTAGAGATTACCCAAGATGCCCTCCAACCTCTCATTTGTTCCATCGGTTTCGGCAGTTGGGTTACGCATGTATAAA GTTTGGTCAATTCGATAGTGCCAAAGAAACTTTTGAAGTTATAGGAGACAATGAAAGCATACTTGATTTATTTATCTGCCACCTTAACCCCAGTGCATTGCGGCGTTTAGCTCAAAAATTGGAAGAGGATGGCACAGATTCTGAACTGAGGCGATATTGTGAGCGAATTTTAAGGGTCCGATCTACAGGATGGACACAAGGCATTTTTGCAAATTTTGCTGCCGAGAGCATGGTTCCCAAAGGTCCAGAATGGGGTGGTGGAAACTGGGAAATCAAAACTCCCACCAACTTGAAGGCTATACCACAATGGGAACTGGCTGCAGAAGTGACGCCATATATGAAAACAGATGATGGTTCTATTCCTTCGATTGTGGCGGATCATATCGGTGTTTACCTTGGCTCAGTTAAAGGTAGAGGCAGTATTGTTGAAGTAGTAAGTGAGGACAGCCTGGTCAAATCTTTTACACCGGCTGGTGGAAATGTTGACAAGGCCACTGGGCTTCAAACACCCTTAGCAAAATCCATTTCTAATAAATCCAAGGTATCTTCTGATGGCGAGTCAAAGGATAATTTGATGGGTCTGGAATCTCTTATGAAACAATCTTCTAGTTCAGCCTCTGCAGATGAACAGGCTAAAGCAGAAGAAGAGTTCAAGAAAACGATGTATGGTACTGCTAATGATGGTAGCAGCAGTGATGAAGAGAATGTTTCAAAAACACGAAAGCTGCACATTAGAATACGAGATAAACCAGTTACATCTCCAACAGTTGATGTGAAAAAGATTAAAGAAGCTACGATGCAATTTAAACTCGGGGAAGGATTTGGTCCACCCATTAGCAGAACAAAGTCATTGACTGGCAGCACCCAGGACCTTGTGCAAAACTTATCTCAACCTCCTGCTACAACTGCTTTAACAGCTCCAATTGTTTCTGCCGCCCCCGTTGATCCTTTTGGTACAGATTCAATGATGCAACCTGCACCAGTCCTACAGCCTTCTACCCAGGGCACGACTGCCGGAGTTGCGGCCAGACCCATTCCAGAGGACTTTTTCCAAAATACAATTCCTTCTCTTCAGATTGCAGCTTCCCTTCCTCCTCCTGGAACTTACCTTTCACAGTTAGATCCAGCTTCCCGTGGAGTTGAGAGCAACAAGATCTCTTCCAACCAGGCCAATGCACCTGAAGTTAATGTTGGCCTTCCAGATGGTGGTGTTCCCCCTCAAGCCTCTCAGCAACCGGCTGTACCATTCGAATCAATTGGACTACCTGATGGTGGTGTACCACCACAATCCTTGGGTCAGCCCATTGCCATGCTGCCTTCAGTTCAGCCAGTTCAACCAGCTCAGCCTTCACTTCCTTCTCAGCCTATTGATCTCAGTGTCCTAGGAGTTCCAAATTCTGTTGATTCTGGAAAGCTGCCTCCACCTCAAGCAACTTCTGTGCGACCTGGACAG GTTCCCCGTGGTGCTGCTGCTTCCGTATGCTTCAAGACTGGGTTAGCGCATCTAGAGCAGAATCATCTTTCAGATGCTTTGTCTTGTTTTGATGAAGCTTTTCTGGCACTTGCCAAAGACCATTCTCGAGGAGCTGATATTAAAGCTCAAGCAACCATATGTGCTCAGTACAAGATAGCTGTGACTCTTCTTCAG GAAATTGGACGATTACAAAAGGTACAAGGACCAAGCGCACTCAGTGCCAAAGATGAGATGGGCAGACTATCACGCCATTTAGGTTCTTTGCCTCTTCTGGCAAAGCATCGGATAAATTGCATTCGAACTGCCATAAAACGGAATATGGAGGTTCAAAATTTCGCCTATTCTAAACAGATGCTTGAACTTCTCTTCTCCAAAGCTCCTGCAAGCAAGCAAGATGAGTTAAGGAGCCTCATTGACATGTGTGTTCAAAGGGGTTTGATGAACAAGTCCATCGATCCACAGGAAGATCCCTCGATGTTTTGTGCAGCCACCCTCAGCCGATTGTCAACGATTGGTTATGATGTATGCGACCTCTGTGGTGCTAAATTTTCAGCTCTAACGTCTCCTGGATGCATAATCTGTGGCATGGGAAGCATAAAAAGATCAGATGCTCTTGCAGAACCTGTACCTTCACCGTTTGGCTAA